One genomic segment of Panicum virgatum strain AP13 chromosome 2N, P.virgatum_v5, whole genome shotgun sequence includes these proteins:
- the LOC120660951 gene encoding putative clathrin assembly protein At4g40080: MGGLKLRRLASSLLSQGPAASPGSAADAHQAVARATAHHPSTAPPSAHHMDALLAFGRGSRLSAAALAAAFVDRLRAAASGQGDAAVALKCLVALRVLLARGAFILRDQLLAALLRHPASGRNPLALAAFPLGRSSFAAASWVRFSARLLELVLLLPDDASADAEYLIALPNPHLIAELAVFVAVADAVRQAPPPPSSGPHPNALIWEAVRLAEEDRVAAERNIAARVKEMGERLDTLSLADAVELVCVLRRVEEGSAPAPEWKWAGLDEGVVGAARRLRERADGVVLRRTVEERRLVRRDSGGSASARVLVPARAGRGGGDGVRFGSTRWAGTVSACR; encoded by the coding sequence ATGGGTGGCCTCAAGCTCCGGCGCCTCGCGTCCAGCTTGCTCTCCCAGGGCCCAGCAGCCTCCCCGGGCTCGGCAGCCGACGCGCACCAGGCGGTGGCCCGCGCGACGGCGCACCACCCTTCCACGGCCCCGCCGTCCGCGCACCACATGGACGCGCTCCTCGCCTTCGGCCGGGGCTCGCGCCTCTCCGCCGCGGCGCTCGCAGCGGCCTTCGTcgaccgcctccgcgccgcggcgtcggggcagggggacgccgccgtggcgctcAAGTGCCTTGTCGCGCTCCGGGTCCTCCTCGCGCGCGGCGCCTTCATCCTCCGCGACCAGCTCCTCGCCGCGCTGCTCCGGCACCCGGCGTCAGGGCGCAACCCGCTCGCGCTCGCGGCGTTCCCGCTCGGCCGTtcctccttcgccgccgcgtCGTGGGTCCGGTTCTCCGCGCGCCTCCTCGAGCtcgtgctcctcctccccgacgACGCCTCCGCCGACGCCGAGTACCTCATCGCGCTCCCCAACCCGCACCTCAtcgccgagctcgccgtcttcgtggccgtcgccgacgccgtccGCCAGGCCCCGCCGCCCCCGTCGTCGGGCCCGCATCCCAACGCGCTCATCTGGGAGGCCGTCCGGCTCGCCGAGGAGGACCGCGTCGCGGCGGAGCGGAACATAGCCGCCCGGGTCAAGGAGATGGGCGAGCGCCTCGACACGCTGTCCCTGGCCGACGCGGTCGAGCTGGTGTGCGTGCTGCGGCGGGTGGAGGAGGGTTCCGCCCCGGCCCCGGAGTGGAAGTGGGCGGGGCTGGACGAGGGCGTcgtgggcgcggcgcggcggctccgcGAGAGAGCGGACGGGGTGGTGCTGCGGAGAACGGTGGAAGAGAGGCGCCTGGTGCGGAGGGACTCAGGTGGCAGCGCGTCCGCGCGCGTCCTCGTGccggcgcgcgccggccgcggcggcggcgacggcgtccgGTTCGGATCCACACGGTGGGCTGGCACAGTTTCTGCATGCCGGTAG